Proteins encoded together in one Kutzneria kofuensis window:
- a CDS encoding glycosyltransferase family 39 protein has protein sequence MYGGTTTIDRPAEAVAFATRPIAIIAGLLGIALLATSWRYGYFGDELYFVAAGHHLDFGYADQPPLVPFLALVADTVAPDSLVALRIPAMLVTVAGVFVAALTARELGGSRRAQIATAATYAVAPFLAGGGHLLATSTVDPFLWTVITWLLVRWVRLRDDKLLLWAGIVTAVTLQVKWLIVFFWLITGVAVSFTGPRDLLRSRMLWLGAVIAVLTSVPQLLWQARNGWPQLQMGSVIAADEQASIGGAGGFLLVLALYSGVVGVPLALFGLWRTLRLPRFRFLGVTAIGLIVVFIATGGRPYYAGGILPVLWAFGAVGLDGRRRWLPWVAWPAFAVSVALVVFSLPVRPVESLRDSDEYSDFIDFESVGWPEMADEVAVAYRALPDDVREHTAIVGDTYWSASAMAHYGPERGLPAPYSPNRGYWYFGVPPESATNVLYIGDGHIEQIRPHFGNVTRVATVDNKLGIQNGYQGAPIYLATNRDASWSTLWPALRNL, from the coding sequence ATGTACGGGGGAACTACCACCATCGACCGGCCGGCCGAGGCGGTCGCCTTCGCCACCCGGCCGATCGCGATCATCGCGGGCCTGCTGGGCATCGCCCTGCTGGCCACCAGTTGGCGCTACGGCTATTTCGGCGACGAGCTGTACTTCGTCGCCGCCGGCCACCATCTCGACTTCGGCTATGCGGACCAGCCGCCACTGGTGCCGTTCCTGGCGCTGGTCGCGGACACGGTCGCACCGGATTCGCTGGTGGCGCTGCGCATTCCGGCAATGCTCGTCACCGTGGCCGGCGTCTTCGTCGCGGCGTTGACCGCCCGGGAGCTCGGCGGCAGCCGGCGGGCGCAGATCGCCACCGCGGCCACCTACGCCGTCGCGCCCTTCCTGGCCGGCGGAGGGCATCTGCTCGCCACGTCCACAGTGGACCCATTCTTGTGGACTGTGATCACCTGGCTGCTCGTGCGCTGGGTTCGCCTCCGTGACGACAAGTTGCTGCTGTGGGCCGGCATTGTCACCGCGGTCACGCTGCAGGTGAAGTGGCTGATCGTCTTCTTCTGGCTGATCACCGGGGTGGCCGTGTCGTTCACCGGGCCACGGGACCTGTTGCGCAGCAGGATGTTGTGGCTCGGGGCCGTGATCGCTGTGCTGACTTCCGTGCCGCAACTGCTGTGGCAGGCCCGCAACGGCTGGCCGCAGCTGCAGATGGGCAGCGTGATCGCCGCCGACGAACAAGCGTCGATCGGCGGCGCCGGCGGCTTCCTGTTGGTCCTCGCCCTGTACTCGGGAGTTGTCGGCGTCCCGCTCGCACTGTTCGGCCTGTGGCGCACGCTTCGGTTGCCGCGGTTCAGGTTCCTCGGCGTCACCGCGATCGGCCTGATCGTCGTGTTCATCGCGACTGGCGGCCGGCCGTACTACGCCGGCGGCATCCTGCCGGTGCTGTGGGCGTTCGGCGCGGTCGGCCTCGACGGCCGGCGACGGTGGCTGCCCTGGGTGGCGTGGCCGGCGTTTGCCGTGTCTGTCGCACTGGTGGTGTTCTCGTTGCCGGTGCGGCCGGTGGAGTCGTTGCGGGACTCCGACGAATACTCCGACTTCATCGACTTCGAGAGCGTCGGCTGGCCGGAGATGGCCGACGAGGTCGCCGTCGCGTACCGAGCGCTGCCCGACGACGTTCGCGAGCACACGGCGATCGTCGGCGACACCTACTGGTCGGCCAGCGCGATGGCGCACTACGGCCCGGAACGCGGCCTGCCCGCGCCGTACAGCCCCAACCGCGGCTACTGGTACTTCGGAGTGCCGCCGGAGAGCGCGACGAACGTGCTCTACATCGGCGACGGCCACATCGAGCAGATCCGGCCGCACTTCGGCAACGTCACCCGAGTGGCCACAGTGGACAACAAGCTCGGGATCCAGAACGGCTACCAGGGCGCGCCGATCTACCTGGC
- a CDS encoding sensor histidine kinase, whose amino-acid sequence MTRPRWRDAFFLLAPFAGVLGVMIAIWIGYGPPATFSEWTQTLIQLVPAVALLWHRKAPLVILALCAACAIAMTVSAYTDPQLFLGDVHEDTQFVPLATPFAVGVAFKRIPRSWPMWICSAVLIAISVRAWTPTFTMITSGMLFTVFPALFGLYIANRASLIQALTDRAERAEREQELLAEQARADERVRLAGEMHDVVTHRVSLMVLQAGALRITATDEATQAAAEELREAGCQALAELRDLVGVLRTQSGDDEEEQTDAVHLPDLAELVTESQGVGMSVELIVDGNPLLTAPVVGRTAYRVVQEALTNVRKHAPGAKTRVHLRYGADRVRLTVRNSPPRETVDDELGGSGSGTGLLGLKQRVELVSGRFTATARPDGGFEVDAILPAFVPTAESHGD is encoded by the coding sequence GTGACCCGACCGCGGTGGCGCGACGCCTTCTTCCTGCTGGCGCCGTTCGCCGGCGTGCTCGGCGTGATGATCGCGATCTGGATCGGCTACGGGCCGCCGGCCACGTTCTCGGAATGGACGCAGACGCTCATTCAGCTGGTGCCGGCGGTGGCCCTGCTGTGGCACCGCAAGGCCCCGCTCGTCATCCTGGCGTTGTGCGCGGCCTGCGCGATCGCCATGACGGTGTCGGCGTACACCGACCCGCAACTGTTCCTCGGCGACGTGCATGAGGACACGCAGTTCGTGCCGCTGGCCACGCCGTTCGCGGTCGGCGTCGCGTTCAAGCGGATTCCCCGGTCGTGGCCGATGTGGATCTGTTCGGCGGTCTTGATCGCGATCTCCGTCCGCGCGTGGACGCCGACGTTCACGATGATCACCAGCGGCATGTTGTTCACGGTGTTCCCGGCGCTGTTCGGGCTGTACATCGCCAACCGCGCGTCGCTGATCCAGGCCCTGACCGACCGGGCCGAACGGGCCGAACGGGAGCAGGAGCTGCTGGCCGAGCAGGCCCGCGCCGACGAGCGGGTGCGGCTGGCCGGCGAGATGCACGACGTCGTCACGCACCGCGTGAGCCTGATGGTGCTGCAGGCCGGCGCGCTGCGGATCACCGCCACCGACGAGGCAACCCAGGCCGCCGCCGAGGAGCTGCGGGAGGCCGGCTGCCAGGCGCTCGCCGAGCTGCGGGACCTGGTCGGCGTGCTGCGGACGCAGTCCGGCGACGACGAGGAGGAGCAGACCGACGCCGTCCACCTGCCCGATCTCGCCGAGCTCGTCACGGAATCGCAGGGCGTCGGCATGTCCGTGGAGCTGATCGTGGACGGCAATCCGCTGCTGACCGCGCCGGTGGTCGGCCGCACCGCGTACCGGGTGGTGCAGGAGGCGCTGACCAACGTCCGCAAGCACGCGCCGGGCGCGAAGACCCGGGTGCACCTCCGCTACGGCGCCGACCGGGTGCGGCTCACCGTGCGCAACAGCCCGCCGCGCGAGACCGTCGACGACGAGCTCGGCGGCAGCGGCTCCGGCACCGGGCTGCTCGGCCTCAAGCAGCGGGTCGAGCTGGTCAGCGGCCGCTTCACCGCCACCGCGAGACCCGACGGCGGGTTCGAGGTCGATGCGATACTGCCCGCGTTCGTACCGACGGCGGAGAGTCATGGCGACTGA
- a CDS encoding response regulator: MATDEIKVLVVDDEPMVCAHLRTILGSAPDITVVDAAHDGAAAVEAVVRHRPRVVLMDLRMPGVDGLTAIERIAGLPSPPTVVALTTFDADQYVIRALRAGAAGFLLKSTPPEDLISLVRVAADGHTVLSPAATRRLVAASATEQAARDRAASLVADLTEREIEVLTCLGEGLSNAQIATRLHLSEATVKGYVSRMLVKLDCANRTQIGLLAYDAGLVTR; encoded by the coding sequence ATGGCGACTGACGAGATCAAGGTCCTGGTCGTGGACGACGAGCCGATGGTGTGCGCGCACCTGCGCACCATCCTCGGCTCCGCGCCCGACATCACCGTCGTCGACGCCGCCCACGACGGCGCCGCCGCGGTGGAAGCCGTTGTCCGCCACCGGCCGCGCGTCGTGCTCATGGACCTGCGGATGCCCGGCGTCGACGGCCTCACCGCCATCGAACGCATCGCCGGCCTGCCCTCGCCGCCGACCGTCGTCGCGCTCACCACCTTCGACGCCGACCAGTACGTGATCCGCGCGCTGCGAGCCGGCGCCGCCGGTTTCCTGCTCAAGTCCACGCCCCCAGAGGACCTGATCAGCCTGGTCCGGGTCGCCGCCGACGGGCACACCGTGCTCTCCCCCGCCGCCACCCGGCGGCTCGTCGCCGCCTCCGCCACCGAGCAGGCCGCCCGGGATCGCGCCGCGTCGCTGGTCGCCGACCTCACCGAGCGGGAGATCGAGGTGCTGACCTGTCTCGGCGAGGGCCTGTCCAACGCGCAGATCGCCACCCGGCTGCACCTCTCCGAGGCCACCGTGAAGGGCTACGTGTCCCGCATGCTGGTCAAGCTGGACTGCGCCAACCGCACCCAGATCGGCCTGCTCGCGTACGACGCCGGCCTGGTCACCCGCTGA
- a CDS encoding ABC transporter permease, whose translation MNTLVGTGSLVRLVLRRERIQLPVWILAITGIIVATASGFNQLYPTVQSRVEFAASIANNPSVLALSGPAQGLDTIGGMTEWKFGAVACVLVGLMAVFTTVRHTRADEETGRHELLGSGVVGRHAKLTATLVVVFGAGLVYALLIGLGLMGQGLPAAGSFAMGLGIGGCVWFFSAVAAVAAQVSSSSRAANGSGAVVIGAAYLLRAAGDSSAEDGPRWLSWVSPIGWSQQMRPYADERWWVLALYVAISVVLLGVGYALVGRRDIGAGMLPERAGRAGGAFGTFGLAWRLQRGILIGWAVGVAVMGGALGGISQSLKGILDSSPQVAQALHHIGGQQSLVDSFLAAILDVIGLAVSVYAIQAALRPRAEETAFRAEPVLAGSVGRLRWAASHLAFALLGSAFLLAVAGTATGLAEGLSDGDVGTQLPRLLGAAMVQVPAVWVLAGSAAALFGLLPRLTSLAWAALVVFLLLGQLGSLFQLSQWALDISPFTHLPKLPGGTFTATPLVWLTAVTVVLTAAGLVGFRRRDVG comes from the coding sequence GTGAACACGTTGGTGGGCACCGGATCCCTGGTGCGGCTGGTGCTTCGTCGGGAGCGGATCCAGCTGCCGGTGTGGATCCTGGCGATCACGGGCATCATCGTGGCCACGGCGTCCGGCTTCAACCAGCTGTACCCGACCGTGCAGTCACGGGTGGAGTTCGCCGCGTCGATCGCCAACAACCCGTCGGTGCTGGCGCTCAGCGGACCGGCCCAGGGGCTGGACACGATCGGCGGCATGACCGAGTGGAAATTCGGTGCCGTGGCGTGTGTTCTGGTCGGGCTGATGGCCGTGTTCACGACCGTGCGGCACACCCGGGCCGATGAGGAGACCGGCCGGCACGAGCTGCTCGGCTCCGGTGTCGTCGGCCGGCACGCCAAGTTGACCGCCACGCTGGTCGTCGTGTTCGGCGCCGGCCTGGTGTACGCGCTGCTGATCGGCCTCGGCCTGATGGGGCAGGGATTGCCGGCCGCCGGGTCGTTCGCGATGGGCCTCGGCATCGGCGGCTGCGTGTGGTTCTTCTCGGCCGTGGCGGCGGTTGCCGCCCAGGTGAGCTCGAGTTCCCGCGCTGCCAACGGAAGCGGTGCGGTGGTCATCGGTGCGGCGTACCTGCTGCGCGCGGCCGGCGACTCGTCGGCCGAGGACGGGCCGCGCTGGCTGTCATGGGTGAGCCCGATCGGCTGGTCGCAGCAGATGCGCCCGTACGCCGACGAGCGCTGGTGGGTGTTGGCGCTGTACGTGGCGATTTCCGTTGTGTTGCTCGGCGTCGGCTACGCCCTGGTCGGCCGGCGCGACATCGGCGCGGGCATGCTGCCCGAGCGCGCCGGCCGCGCCGGGGGCGCGTTCGGCACGTTCGGTCTGGCCTGGCGGCTGCAGCGTGGAATCCTCATCGGCTGGGCCGTCGGTGTCGCCGTGATGGGCGGAGCGCTCGGCGGCATCTCCCAGAGCCTGAAGGGGATTCTCGACAGCAGCCCACAGGTTGCCCAGGCGCTGCACCACATCGGCGGCCAGCAGTCCCTTGTGGACTCTTTCCTGGCCGCCATCCTCGACGTGATCGGCCTGGCCGTTTCCGTGTACGCCATCCAGGCCGCGCTGCGGCCGCGGGCCGAGGAGACGGCCTTCCGGGCGGAGCCCGTGCTGGCCGGCTCCGTCGGGCGACTCCGTTGGGCCGCAAGCCATCTGGCCTTCGCCCTGCTCGGCAGCGCCTTCCTGCTGGCCGTCGCCGGCACCGCCACCGGGCTGGCCGAGGGGCTCTCCGACGGCGACGTCGGCACGCAGCTGCCGCGCCTGCTCGGCGCCGCGATGGTTCAGGTGCCGGCAGTGTGGGTGCTGGCCGGCAGCGCCGCCGCCCTGTTCGGGCTGCTGCCGCGGCTGACCTCCCTGGCCTGGGCCGCGCTCGTCGTGTTCCTGCTGCTCGGCCAGCTCGGCTCGCTGTTCCAGCTCAGCCAGTGGGCGCTGGACATCTCCCCGTTCACGCACCTGCCCAAGCTGCCCGGCGGCACCTTCACCGCGACGCCGCTGGTCTGGCTGACCGCCGTCACGGTCGTGCTGACGGCGGCCGGCCTGGTCGGGTTCAGGCGGCGGGACGTGGGATAA
- a CDS encoding ABC transporter ATP-binding protein — translation MTTAISVSGLRKAFGRTQALDGLDLTVTTGEVHGFLGPNGAGKSTTIRVLLGLLRADGGRAELLGGDPWRDATELHRRLAYVPGDVTLWPTLSGGEVIDLLGRLRGGLDPKRRKDLLERFDLDPTKKGRTYSKGNRQKVALVAALASDVELLILDEPTSGLDPLMEEVFRDCIARERQDGRTVLLSSHVLAEVEALCDRVSIIRNGRTVESGTLAELRHLTRTSITAELASPLSGVDTMAGVHDYSAQGNRVQFEVDTAELDAVLRKLTEFGVRSLVSQPPTLEQLFLRHYEVTA, via the coding sequence ATGACAACCGCCATTTCGGTGTCCGGCCTGCGCAAGGCCTTCGGCCGGACCCAGGCGCTCGACGGACTGGACCTGACCGTCACCACCGGCGAGGTGCACGGCTTCCTGGGCCCGAACGGCGCCGGGAAGTCCACCACCATCCGCGTCCTGCTCGGCCTGCTGCGCGCCGACGGCGGCCGCGCCGAGCTGCTCGGCGGCGACCCCTGGCGGGACGCGACCGAGCTGCACCGCCGCCTGGCCTACGTGCCGGGCGACGTCACCCTCTGGCCCACGCTGTCCGGCGGCGAGGTGATCGACCTGCTCGGCCGGCTGCGCGGCGGGCTGGACCCCAAGCGCCGCAAGGACCTGCTGGAGCGCTTCGACCTGGACCCGACCAAGAAGGGCCGGACCTACTCCAAGGGCAACCGGCAGAAGGTCGCGCTGGTCGCCGCGCTCGCGTCCGACGTGGAGCTGCTCATCCTGGACGAGCCGACCTCCGGCCTGGACCCGCTGATGGAGGAGGTGTTCCGGGACTGCATCGCCCGCGAGCGCCAGGACGGCCGGACCGTGCTGCTGTCCAGCCACGTCCTGGCCGAGGTCGAGGCGCTGTGCGACCGGGTCAGCATCATCCGCAACGGCAGGACCGTCGAGTCCGGCACGCTGGCCGAGCTCCGGCACCTGACCCGTACCTCGATCACCGCCGAGCTGGCGTCTCCACTGTCCGGAGTGGACACGATGGCCGGCGTGCACGACTATTCGGCGCAGGGCAACAGGGTCCAGTTCGAGGTGGACACCGCCGAGCTGGATGCCGTGCTGCGCAAGCTGACCGAGTTCGGGGTCCGCAGCCTGGTCAGCCAGCCGCCGACGCTGGAGCAGCTGTTCCTGCGGCACTACGAGGTGACGGCGTGA
- a CDS encoding GbsR/MarR family transcriptional regulator: protein MTERDDEAVSKFIERFALMLSEAGIPRMPARVFVGLLASDSGQLTAGELAELLSVSPAAVSGAVRYLTQVHLIVREREPGSKRDHYRVRGSSWYESAADRSRLLALWSDALTEGVTAVGPDTDAGARLRESVEFFEYLQVEIPLVLDRWRRSRNVAN, encoded by the coding sequence GTGACCGAGCGTGACGACGAGGCCGTGTCGAAGTTCATCGAGCGGTTCGCCCTGATGCTGTCCGAAGCGGGCATCCCGCGCATGCCGGCCAGGGTTTTCGTCGGCCTGCTCGCGTCCGACTCCGGGCAGCTCACCGCCGGCGAACTGGCCGAGCTGCTGTCCGTCAGCCCCGCCGCCGTCTCCGGCGCCGTGCGCTACCTCACCCAGGTGCACCTGATCGTCCGCGAACGCGAACCCGGCTCCAAACGCGACCACTACCGGGTCCGCGGCAGCAGCTGGTACGAGTCCGCCGCTGACCGCTCACGGCTGCTCGCCCTGTGGTCCGACGCCCTCACCGAGGGCGTCACCGCCGTCGGTCCCGACACCGACGCCGGCGCCCGGCTGCGCGAGTCCGTCGAGTTCTTCGAGTACCTCCAGGTCGAGATCCCGCTCGTCCTGGATCGCTGGCGGCGGTCACGTAACGTCGCGAACTAG
- a CDS encoding DUF3761 domain-containing protein, translated as MSRLLAVVGAFLLGGALLSGCDPNPQVTPASDGTSAITSTVTPTPVATTLTTTSTTETTTTTVAPPTTTTVAPPPSVTTHAAAPPPPQTHTQAACGADQYRNVDGVCVHRPVAAPGPPAGATAKCKDGTYSFSQHRQGTCSGHGGVAIWL; from the coding sequence ATGTCACGACTGCTCGCCGTCGTCGGCGCATTCCTCCTCGGGGGTGCGCTGCTGTCGGGCTGCGACCCGAATCCGCAGGTCACGCCGGCCAGTGACGGCACATCCGCGATCACGTCGACTGTAACGCCGACGCCGGTCGCGACGACACTGACCACGACCAGCACCACCGAGACGACCACCACGACGGTGGCCCCGCCGACGACGACCACCGTCGCGCCGCCACCGTCCGTAACCACGCATGCCGCCGCGCCGCCTCCCCCACAAACGCACACCCAGGCGGCGTGCGGCGCCGATCAGTACCGCAACGTCGACGGCGTCTGCGTGCATCGGCCGGTCGCCGCACCCGGACCTCCGGCCGGCGCGACCGCCAAGTGCAAGGACGGCACGTACAGCTTCAGCCAGCACCGCCAGGGCACCTGCTCCGGACACGGCGGCGTAGCCATCTGGCTGTGA
- a CDS encoding DUF309 domain-containing protein codes for MADRDRDTAGRARNARPRDGLGRPLAHGAPGVERQPEGIVRTPSQTLAEAQELLDRGRPFHAHEVLEDAWKSADEPHRQLWRGMAQLAVGLTHAARGNRAGAMSLLRRGAGNIEPYRGERPYGIDVAGLVGWANRIADGGGVETAPPRLR; via the coding sequence ATGGCCGACAGGGATCGGGACACGGCCGGCCGGGCCCGCAACGCGCGCCCGCGCGACGGGCTCGGCCGGCCGCTCGCACACGGCGCCCCGGGCGTCGAACGCCAGCCGGAAGGCATCGTCCGCACGCCGTCGCAAACGCTTGCGGAGGCCCAGGAACTGCTCGACCGCGGGCGGCCGTTCCACGCCCACGAGGTGCTGGAGGACGCCTGGAAGTCGGCCGACGAGCCGCACCGGCAGCTCTGGCGTGGCATGGCGCAGCTGGCCGTCGGCCTCACCCACGCCGCCCGTGGCAACCGCGCCGGGGCGATGTCGTTGCTGCGCAGGGGAGCCGGCAACATCGAGCCGTACCGCGGGGAGAGACCGTACGGAATCGACGTTGCCGGCCTGGTCGGCTGGGCGAACCGGATCGCCGACGGCGGCGGGGTGGAGACGGCGCCGCCGCGGCTGAGGTGA